The following are from one region of the Hyphomicrobium album genome:
- the tsaB gene encoding tRNA (adenosine(37)-N6)-threonylcarbamoyltransferase complex dimerization subunit type 1 TsaB — protein MKILAFDTCFDGCSVCVAELRDNSVVALSSRMERFETGHAERLIPMIGETMEEARVAFGDLDRIAVTVGPGTFTGTRIGIAAARSLALATSAPTVGVSSLAVMAEVAGRTIDAEMLAVVTDARRGEVYAQLFSGRGGRNAYSEPLLLPIDDAARLGGRGAIVFVGSGAAAVAEAAVRHGRAARAALPDLLPDAVALASIAAGLEASDAPLAPFYLRPPDAKPQDKAIARV, from the coding sequence ATGAAGATCCTGGCCTTCGATACGTGTTTTGACGGCTGCTCGGTTTGCGTTGCCGAACTGCGCGACAATTCAGTTGTCGCGCTGAGCAGCCGCATGGAGCGCTTCGAGACCGGTCACGCCGAGCGTCTCATTCCCATGATCGGCGAAACGATGGAGGAGGCGCGCGTCGCCTTCGGTGACCTCGACCGCATCGCGGTGACGGTCGGACCTGGCACTTTCACCGGCACGCGCATCGGCATCGCCGCCGCGCGCAGCCTGGCACTGGCGACAAGCGCGCCGACCGTGGGTGTGTCCAGCCTCGCCGTGATGGCCGAAGTCGCGGGCCGAACAATCGATGCCGAGATGCTGGCAGTCGTGACGGATGCGCGCCGTGGCGAGGTCTATGCACAGCTGTTCAGTGGGCGCGGCGGCCGAAACGCCTACTCCGAGCCGCTGCTCCTGCCGATCGATGACGCGGCGCGGCTCGGCGGTCGCGGAGCGATCGTGTTTGTCGGGTCAGGTGCGGCCGCGGTGGCGGAAGCCGCCGTGCGCCACGGCCGCGCCGCGCGCGCGGCGCTTCCCGATCTGCTGCCGGATGCGGTAGCACTGGCCAGCATTGCCGCGGGACTCGAAGCGTCGGACGCGCCCCTAGCCCCCTTCTATCTGCGGCCTCCGGATGCCAAGCCGCAGGACAAGGCGATCGCGAGAGTTTGA
- a CDS encoding NifU family protein — MFIQTEATPNPATLKFIPGKSVLSEGTADFTDKSDALASPLASRLFDIKGVRGVFLGSDFISVTKGEEEWQHLKPMILGAIMEHFMSGSPVVAETANDDETGSFDPKDEAVVATIKELLETRVRPAVAQDGGDITFSGFRDGVVYLRMRGACSGCPSSTATLRHGIENLLRHFCPEVQQVQAV, encoded by the coding sequence ATGTTCATCCAGACCGAAGCGACCCCCAATCCGGCGACGCTGAAGTTCATTCCCGGCAAGTCGGTCTTGTCCGAGGGCACCGCCGACTTCACCGACAAGAGCGACGCGCTGGCCTCCCCGCTCGCCTCGCGCCTATTCGACATCAAGGGTGTGCGCGGCGTCTTCCTCGGCTCCGACTTCATCTCGGTGACCAAGGGCGAAGAGGAATGGCAGCACCTGAAGCCGATGATCCTCGGCGCGATCATGGAACATTTCATGTCGGGCTCGCCGGTCGTCGCCGAGACTGCCAACGACGACGAGACGGGCTCCTTCGATCCCAAGGACGAGGCCGTCGTGGCGACGATCAAAGAACTGCTGGAGACACGCGTGCGTCCGGCGGTGGCGCAGGACGGCGGCGACATCACCTTCTCGGGCTTCCGCGACGGTGTCGTCTATTTGCGCATGCGCGGCGCCTGCTCGGGCTGCCCCAGCTCGACCGCCACGCTTCGCCACGGCATCGAGAACCTGCTACGGCATTTCTGCCCCGAGGTTCAGCAGGTCCAGGCCGTTTGA
- a CDS encoding universal stress protein: protein MTTKKRRSFEADHFRKFLIVIDESPEMESALYYAASRMQRSAGTLVMLYVIVPQEFQHWINVRQQQIEEETAKAKALFRLMRRKLNVAGYENVACEEIVREGAKGEEIRKLIDEDEDIAVLVLGASADAAGPGPLVSTLATGASMGSFPIPITIVPGTLGLEDVRTMA, encoded by the coding sequence ATGACGACGAAGAAGCGCCGATCCTTCGAGGCCGACCATTTCCGCAAGTTCCTCATCGTCATCGATGAGAGCCCGGAAATGGAAAGTGCGCTCTACTACGCCGCGAGCCGCATGCAGCGCTCGGCGGGCACGCTCGTCATGCTCTACGTCATCGTCCCGCAGGAGTTTCAGCACTGGATTAACGTGCGCCAGCAGCAGATCGAGGAGGAGACGGCCAAGGCGAAAGCGCTGTTCCGCCTCATGCGCCGCAAGCTGAACGTGGCCGGCTACGAGAACGTCGCCTGCGAGGAGATCGTCCGCGAGGGCGCCAAGGGCGAGGAAATCCGCAAGTTGATCGACGAGGACGAGGACATTGCCGTCCTCGTGCTGGGCGCCTCGGCGGACGCGGCGGGTCCTGGGCCGCTCGTATCGACCCTGGCTACCGGGGCCTCGATGGGCAGCTTCCCGATCCCCATAACCATTGTGCCCGGGACACTGGGTCTGGAGGACGTCCGCACCATGGCGTAA
- the trpS gene encoding tryptophan--tRNA ligase — protein MAFKERVFSGMQPTGSLHLGNYLGAMVNWIEMQKTHECIYCVVDLHAITVWQDPKELKNAIRQVTAAYIASGLDPKKSILFNQSQVPEHAELAWVFNCVARLGWLNRMTQFKEKAGKDRENASVGLYAYPNLMAADILAYRATHVPVGEDQKQHLELARDIAQKFNNDFRDGIVEKGYADGIFFPPPDPVITGPATRVMSLRDGTKKMSKSEPSDMSRINLMDDADAIADKIKRAKTDMEPAPPSGLEELGARPEIDNLVGIYAALAGISKQAALDLLISTATEGPSIYTGLKRALTEVAVARLGPIRAEIIRLMNDPAEIDRILADGSKRARAIAGPIYAEVKDVVGFVRS, from the coding sequence ATGGCATTCAAAGAGCGCGTGTTCTCCGGCATGCAGCCGACCGGCAGCCTGCACCTCGGCAATTACCTCGGCGCCATGGTCAACTGGATCGAGATGCAGAAGACGCACGAGTGCATCTATTGCGTCGTCGACCTGCACGCGATCACCGTTTGGCAGGACCCCAAGGAGCTCAAGAACGCGATCCGGCAGGTCACGGCCGCCTACATCGCGTCCGGCCTCGACCCCAAGAAGAGCATCCTCTTCAACCAGAGCCAGGTGCCCGAGCACGCCGAGCTCGCCTGGGTGTTCAACTGCGTCGCCCGCCTCGGCTGGCTCAACCGCATGACGCAGTTCAAGGAGAAGGCCGGCAAGGATCGCGAGAACGCGTCCGTCGGTCTCTATGCCTATCCGAACCTGATGGCCGCCGACATTCTCGCCTACCGCGCCACGCACGTGCCGGTCGGCGAAGACCAGAAGCAGCACCTCGAGCTGGCCCGCGACATCGCCCAGAAGTTCAACAACGACTTCCGCGACGGCATCGTCGAGAAGGGCTACGCGGACGGCATCTTCTTCCCGCCGCCCGATCCGGTGATCACCGGTCCGGCGACGCGCGTCATGAGCCTGCGCGACGGCACCAAGAAGATGTCGAAGTCGGAGCCTTCCGACATGTCGCGCATCAACCTGATGGACGACGCCGACGCCATCGCCGACAAGATCAAGCGCGCCAAGACCGACATGGAGCCTGCGCCGCCGAGCGGCCTCGAGGAGCTGGGGGCACGCCCGGAAATCGACAACCTCGTCGGTATTTACGCGGCGCTGGCCGGTATCTCCAAGCAGGCGGCTTTGGACCTGCTGATCTCGACCGCCACGGAGGGACCGAGCATCTACACGGGTCTGAAGCGCGCGCTGACCGAGGTCGCAGTTGCGCGGCTCGGGCCGATCCGCGCCGAAATCATTCGCCTCATGAACGACCCGGCCGAGATCGATCGCATTCTCGCCGACGGCTCCAAGCGCGCCAGGGCGATTGCCGGGCCGATCTATGCCGAGGTGAAGGACGTCGTCGGTTTCGTGCGCTCCTGA